The Brachypodium distachyon strain Bd21 chromosome 4, Brachypodium_distachyon_v3.0, whole genome shotgun sequence nucleotide sequence TTGCTTTAAAATTCAGAATGAACAGTGGGGAAGAGTGTACGGATGGTGTCCTCAGGTACTAATTCAACGGTTCTTATACTGTTGACTAAAATTTAAGCCCTTTGCTTGAACTACTGTATAAAAGGCGGCGTATTCGGTGAAAACGACCTCTATGGTGAAAGCTCCGTGAAAACCATCGTAAAAAGTTCagaaaattttcaaaacatcACACATGTTAAAGAAGTGATGGTTTTTtttatatgtgtaaaatttcaagtccaaagtACATTGTGTTTGGCAGcagcgaaaaaaaaaacaaatttatcATGAATAGTAGTTCATCACTGCTTAACACTTTTCATTTGCACAtttctcatttttcttcttccaaatGCAATTGAGTTccaacttgaaattttgcaggtttgtagaacatcacaacTCCAACATAATGTAGCTTTGTACGAATTTTCTGAAACTTCTAAACATTGTTTATATGGAGTTTGTACAATTTGCGCAAAAAGTAtggttttatatatgtgcctGCCTTTAACTGCTTCCTTGCTAAATAACTTTTGCCTATTTTATGTTTGGCaaaacttttgtttttcctgcttTCATGTGTAACCTTCCACAATAAAATAcacaataattttttttgagagtaAAGTACACAATAAATTAGCGCATCACAATCCGGCCACGACAGACTAAACGTTAGCCTCAAACAGGCCCATATAAAGGTTCAGACAAACCCTGCGAGGCTGCGATGGCCGACGCAGGGATTTCCGGACGTACTATTTTCTCATAAAATTCACTCACTACTTTGCCCAAACAAGCCCATACAGACAGAGGGTACAAAATTGACATTGCCAGGTATTCCCCGATGTAGAGAACATTCAGATTTCTTGTTTGCATACGCACAACCTTGGGAGCTTCAGATGAAACGAAAGAATAATGTACATAATTATCCTGACAGCATCCAACAATAAGGGTAATCTCCCACTGTACTGAGCCCTGACAGAACGCTCCCAAAAATGAGGGGGTAATCCGAAGATAAACCCCATAAAACATCCATAATCCAGGGTAATCCATAAACCCCTTGTGACATCTATATCAGTCAAACAGGGCATCATCCATGATGAGGAGACGAGGATCATTTCTCATAAGATAAAACTATACagataaaagaaaatggaTCTGTaattctggaatttatttccTATTATTGGTATGTTTGCCCGCTTAATGCCCTTTAATGTGCTTTTAAGTGCAGCCATCATGTCTGTCCAAGACAAACAAAATCTTCCGACTCTGGAAAGGTGATCCGCTGTACATACATGATCCATCTATCACGAGATATCCCGCCCTTGATCAAATGGACTATCCCTTCTAATCACTTGGCCATAGCAAGCAGCCGTGCTCCGTCATCTTGTTCTTCACTGGAGCTGAAGAAATACTATAGTTAGTACCGAGTCTATAAAAAAGATTGTATTTGGGTAAAAAAACATAAGTTAGGCCATTGTGTGTGGTCGGGTGGGGTGGAGCCAACCTGATTTGCAGGTGGGAGGTGAAGTAGCCAGTCTGCCCAATCATTGCGTCTCCTGACATTATTTCCCTGTTAAAACACCAGGGCAGTAAAACATGCAAATGTGTCTTAATAGTCACAAGAGTGGAAAGATAAAATGTAAAGCCAGTGTTGCAGGTGGGTACTGCGAACCTGCACTTCCAACATCTCAGAGCCTCGGATAGAATCTAGTATATAGTTGGTATCTATCCCCAACACTGTGAACCTGGTCAACTACGAAATAAAACACAAGTTCAGGTGAATAGCGTTGTTACAAGAACACACCCAGATCCTTACATATAGTGATATTTATTGATCTAAATCATAATGGCAAAGTAAAATGAGATCAGAAATATAAGAATACAATAACAGTTGCAAGTCAAGGTAATCGTCCATTGTTTTATGagtttattttcaaaataatggAGGATTAAATACTAGTGCTGCATGGATCGCTGGATGTTTACATGCAACATGGCAACCTGGGAGAACACCTAAGTGCTGAATGCACTCTAAGTAATCCTATAATCTGCCAACATAACGCATCTTATAAAGGAAAACTGGAATTTGTACAAATGAATAAAAAATACAATACGatgttttgcaaaaatacTAAGAATAATTCAAGAGAACATTGCAAAGATAGTCTAGGGATATCACTATACTATCTGGTATTACCCCTCCACAGCTAAGTACTTACTATCAGGTATTACGCCCTTTTTAGCTTATAGTCTCAAAAATAATCTAAGCAGAGCTACTTAGGTTAACTTGTTATGCCCAGACTAATCTTAGACAAGAACAAGTTGGAAATCAAGAACAACACCACACCAACAGGAGATAATTTTTGAGGATTTTTGGCTTTTCTATTGTTTTTGGTATTTTGGGTTTTCTTTTAGCATCACTCGGTGGCGGCCAGGGTTTGCATACAGTGATGAAAAGTGAGGAGCATCCAGCTCTTACATGGCTTAAATAGCCAGGAGAAAGTAAAGCAACCCGCTAggcggtaaaaaaaaaggtgatgGACACATAATTCCCTTTGCGGTAATTTGAATGACAGCCGTCCGATCGCAGATGGATGGTTAAGAAGCTCCGGTACCGGTTCGCTTGATGACTGAAGAATCAACAGCTGAACTGAAGAATGACAGAAGAACAGATGCAGGGCCTGACATAACTCTTAACCACAGAGGTCGCCACAGAAGTTTAACTGATTGCACTAATTTGCATCACCATGCCAATTTGGCTATTTGACCTCTTAACGACAGAGGTCGCCACTGCAGGACATACTGATTGTACTAATATGCATTACCATACCAATTTGGAGTATAAAGAAATCATTAGTCAAATGCAGCTGTAGCTGCTAACAATACTTCACAAAACTAGCTTAAATTAAAATCAAGAAAGAAGGTAACCACTAACGGCACACCAATCAACCTCACATTCTTAGTGTCTACATTTTTTCACAGATTCTCATGTCAAAGTTAAAAACTAGACATATTTAAATCCTACAATATTCCTTCCAGAAGCATTTAATTGACTTTAAGGCAATGCAGTAAACACATGCCACTCTACCAGAAAAGCAAAACAGACACAAAAGAGTATATTATTACACAAATTTCCTTGAAATTTCAAATGTTACAATACATGAAATTCCTACCATGCACCTTATACTAAGAATTATAACATACTAGCAATATTTGCAATTTGCAAGTACACATCTGCTAGTGCCTTGCCCCATAAAAATGTAACTATCCTCATTTAATAATTTTACCACACTTTTTGTGAACATTGAGAACCACCTCTCTAGTAGGTACGTCTTGAAATATTCAGAAATGCCGTCAGGTAACGGCAGTTTGAATGCAGCCATTTATGAAGCAAACTTCTGGTATACCAGAATATAGCAAAGCAAGTAAACTTTTCAAGTTCTGGTCATGCGACATAAGTTATCTATATCAAAATAAAGTCAGCAGAGATACCACACAAGCGTTCAGAGTTCCAAAGGAAACTAGAATAACAAAAACTCTACATCCTGGttttgaaatgaaagaaggaataaaaaaCGAACCATAGGGAATCCAGCGATTAGGTCAATAGGCACCCATCCTAGATCATCCATATGTCTCCTCAAGTATGTGTCGTGGCAAAGATTATTAGTGCTGACAACAGAAGATGTGAAACAAACAattagcagaaaaaaaaatagctatAACACCCAAAGAAATATCAAGTAGATTCACTACCTAAAATAGTGCTCAATCTGATGGCGAATATCATTTTGGAGACTTAGCTGATCTTGCTGAAACCCTAAAGGTTGCATTGGCTGTCGGACAAGATGCATGTTCTGGAACTGCTGCTCAACTGGTGTGATATAGAAAGGATAGCCTTGCATATCTGCCGCACATTGCCACAATAACCACGTTATAATAAAGAGATGAGAGGTTATTCCAAAGAATGAGAGGATGAATTGGCTCACCAGGGTAAGCAAAAGGTGGAACATATGGCATAAAAGGTTGTGACACAATAAAATGTGCAgcagatggtggcggcggtggtcggTGAAATGGACCAGGCTGGTAGCctggttgctgctgttgtgGCGGCACTGGCAGTGCTCGGGAATAATTCCTATGGGGAAAACTACCCCCTCTCTCGTGATCACGGCGATTCCGGCCACCACGACCGCCAAAGCCATTGCTAATGCCACTACCATTTCGGGCATTACTGTTCCAGGCGCTACTACCATTATTTCTGTTGCCTCCGTTACCAATGCCAGTGccattgttgttgctgctgctgccaccgccgccgccacgaccATTCCCATTCCAGTTGTTATTGCCAACCATTCTTCTACTGCTGTCCATGCCACTGCCATTGATGCCGCCGCTACGGACACTAGAGTTCAGGTTGCTGCCACCACTAAGGACACTAGAGTTCAGGTTGCTGCCTCCACCAAGGCCTCCATCGTTCCAGttaccatcaccaccactaCCACTGTTCAGATCACTGGTATTATTACCAGTCCTGAGGCCAGGACTGCTCCCATTTCCACCCCTACCAGCACCGTTGTTACCACCGTTGCCACCACCATGCCGAACTAGATTTGGCTGGTTTACACGGCCGCTCTGTCGTGAAGAGGCCATGGCAGTGGCATTGGGGGGAGGAGAGGTGGAGGCAGCGTTTGGGTTAGTTGAGATCGGATTAGAAACCGGCTGCGATGGCACTACTGGCACAATTAATTCCTCCTGATCACATCAACAGATTcatcacacacaaaaaaacgtCAGATGGTGCTGGAAAAACTAAACAACGGAGAATCACTTGTAGATGCATTAGCATAGCGATAAATGGACATGATCGCGAGATTTAGTACCGGTAGGGACGGGGCGGAGCCATCGGAGAGGGACTTGAGGGAGTCCGACGATGCCGACTTGGgccacgcgcgcgccgccgaaTCGGCTAGCGCCGGCCACGACTCGTCGCCGCCGATGATGCCGCCGGTGGCtgcggggggcggcggcggcggcacgttCCACGCCGTCTTCCTCACCGCCGCATTGCCTGGATCGGCGCCCTCTACCTGGGCGGCCGGATCCCGGAGATTCTCCTGCGTAGGCGGAGGCGCCGCGCGGTCGGCCTCCGGCACCGCGATCGCCGGTGGCgtcagggcggcggcgctcgccgccggtTGCGTGGGCGCGGCGCCTCCAGCAGCCGGCGACATGGAGAAGCGAGGGCGAGGCGAGACGAGCGGCGGGGCGCACGGCTCGTGTTCCAGGTGGGGTTTTGGATTGCGATTTAATCGGAAACGGAGGAGACGATGGGGCGAAATGAGGGGAGAGAGGACACGAGGGAGGAGGAGTAGGgatcggcggcggtggaggttAGGTGGGGAAATTACAGCAAGTCGCGGGGTATTTCCGGGAAATTTGTCCTGCCAAGAACGgttttgttgtgttttgcTTGCTATAGTCTATAGCTAACACTATTAACACTCGTTGCTGCACTGCAAAGCAGGCGGCCTATTTATATATCTACAGACTATACAACACAGAAAAGAGGATTGGCGTACAGTGACAGTGCCTAGGCGTTTATCTATGCTTGAGGATATGCAGTCGATGTTTGATCGATCAACTATGTTTTCCAAAGAAATTTCGTTGACGGGCAGCCCGATGAACTCTGCCTCCGACCGACATGTCCATGCATTTTGCTAGTGTCACGCCTCGCGCGTCAGCGAGGTGTAGTCAAGTGGCAGGCGCCACCGTAAGTGAAACTGAAACCGGATTGCTAGGTTCCAAATCCGCGCGACCGCTAATTGACCCGACCCCTAGCTTGTTTCTTCAGGCATCGAGGCAATCGCTGCATGCAGTGCCCAGCAGCGCACGCGCAGCAGGTTCCTTGGTGGTGTTTCGTACATTTTCCGTCTCCTTCCAGTCCAGCCTGCCAGccaattcttttttcttttcttcggGGATTTGGACGTCGAAAGGGCCAGGAATTGTAAATTTTAGAAATAGAGAACTGAGAACAAGGACTGGATTTGGGAACTGGGATGGGTTCGAATTCTGACTCGCTGGGTCGgttcgtgcgtgcgtgcgtacgtGCTTGAGATCTGCTTTCGACGTGCGTGCCGAAAGAAATCAAGGAGAAACGGCCGGTCCTCGTGGAAGGAAAGTCGGGTCAAAAGTTGTTGGATTCGATCTGCTTCCGGCCGCTTTCGCTTAACGTGGACGCTCTTTAAGAAGGTGTCAATGGCGTGCCGGGTGCGCGCCATGGGGCCCtctcgcgccttcttcttctgttcacGACAAAGTTGCTGAGTTTTCCTCTTCGCTTCTTCCTAGGCAACGGATGGGTATGGGTCACACGACTGGGAGCTGCTTGACCATGCTTTGCTAGGAACCAATTCACCTGGACGAATATCTGTGTTGCAGCCCACACTCCCGAAGTCTCGAATCCTAGGAGAGCCACATGATATTTGCTCAATTAGCCAAGAGCGGTGTACTGGTGTAGAGTCTCAGGTGTCGAGACTTGAGTCGCCGCCCTTGTATCGATGAGCTTCTCGCTTTAGATTGTAAttctgaacttttttttatcaataaaACACTCCTgattcctcgcaaaaaaaaaatctttccaTTTcgcaggttttttttttcgcttTTACATTCGTTCAGCAACTCGGTTCTTCGCTGACCAGGCAAGGCAGTAGCGAAACAGAGTGAAGTGTAAACCGACtattagtagtagtagtactccaTAATTGCGTTTTCTTCTCCCTCTTCCAATTCCAATACTCCAACAAGCGCAACTCAATACGTTAGCTCTCACAATCATCATTCAAACAATCCAAGATCTTAATAAAAGTACGGTCTATTATACTGTAACAAATATTAGTCTATGTGACATAATGTATTGGGTGGCAGCACCTCATACATGATACTGAAACGACAAAAATAACCTTAAgacaaatttttttaaataataatCTTTACGTGAAACTATTCCACAAATCTAACCATGTTTCATAACGTCTTCGAGTTTAGACCATGTACTAAGAGATGATGTATTGTGAATAACCTTTGTTCAGAGCGGATAAACCTGCCGGCACTCCGCCTGCACTAAAATATAAATACACAAATCTTTTTTATAAAGGAAATTTAAAAAGTCAAGATATTAACATCTATTATATCAAATCAGCACAACACGAAAATATTTTGTGATGAATTCAGGTCCTTGATTTGACAGTGTAGatgtcagtttttttttctataaacttgaccaaatttcaaaaagtttgacttatgaTAAAATTATGCTACCTCTTAAAATTCAGAGACGGGTGGAGTATTATAATAATGCTTCATTGCGCGCGGTACAGCCATACTCGTACACATGCTCGTCCAAGTCAATGTCTCCCACCATCTCTGAGCTCCAACCAGA carries:
- the LOC100842479 gene encoding la-related protein 1B isoform X2, whose protein sequence is MSPPPTQENLRDPAAQVEGADPGNAAVRKTAWNVPPPPPPAATGGIIGGDESWPALADSAARAWPKSASSDSLKSLSDGSAPSLPEELIVPVVPSQPVSNPISTNPNAASTSPPPNATAMASSRQSGRVNQPNLVRHGGGNGGNNGAGRGGNGSSPGLRTGNNTSDLNSGSGGDGNWNDGGLGGGSNLNSSVLSGGSNLNSSVRSGGINGSGMDSSRRMVGNNNWNGNGRGGGGGSSSNNNGTGIGNGGNRNNGSSAWNSNARNGSGISNGFGGRGGRNRRDHERGGSFPHRNYSRALPVPPQQQQPGYQPGPFHRPPPPPSAAHFIVSQPFMPYVPPFAYPDMQGYPFYITPVEQQFQNMHLVRQPMQPLGFQQDQLSLQNDIRHQIEHYFSTNNLCHDTYLRRHMDDLGWVPIDLIAGFPMLTRFTVLGIDTNYILDSIRGSEMLEVQGNNVRRRNDWADWLLHLPPANQLQ
- the LOC100842479 gene encoding la-related protein 1B isoform X1, which produces MSPAAGGAAPTQPAASAAALTPPAIAVPEADRAAPPPTQENLRDPAAQVEGADPGNAAVRKTAWNVPPPPPPAATGGIIGGDESWPALADSAARAWPKSASSDSLKSLSDGSAPSLPEELIVPVVPSQPVSNPISTNPNAASTSPPPNATAMASSRQSGRVNQPNLVRHGGGNGGNNGAGRGGNGSSPGLRTGNNTSDLNSGSGGDGNWNDGGLGGGSNLNSSVLSGGSNLNSSVRSGGINGSGMDSSRRMVGNNNWNGNGRGGGGGSSSNNNGTGIGNGGNRNNGSSAWNSNARNGSGISNGFGGRGGRNRRDHERGGSFPHRNYSRALPVPPQQQQPGYQPGPFHRPPPPPSAAHFIVSQPFMPYVPPFAYPDMQGYPFYITPVEQQFQNMHLVRQPMQPLGFQQDQLSLQNDIRHQIEHYFSTNNLCHDTYLRRHMDDLGWVPIDLIAGFPMLTRFTVLGIDTNYILDSIRGSEMLEVQGNNVRRRNDWADWLLHLPPANQLQ